A section of the Marinimicrobium koreense genome encodes:
- a CDS encoding pilus assembly protein PilM, whose amino-acid sequence MGILSFLEKRAKPVLGLDISSTSVKLLELSRHGDRYRVETYAVRPLPPGAVVEKNINDPEAVADVVRTVVKQSKTKLKHAAVAVAGSAVITKMIDMPAGLSDDAMETQISIEADQYIPFPLEEVAIDFEVQGESPRNPEQVEVLLAACRRENIDLRVNVLQLADLQEEVVDVEAYSMERSYGLVAEQLEDQDGQVVAVIDIGATMTTLSVLVDGRTVYTREQLFGGKQLTEEIQRRYGLSMEEAGLAKKQGGLPDDYESEVLGPFKEAVVQQVTRSLQFFFSASQYNDVDYIVLAGGVASMEGLVGLIEEKLGTQTLVANPFANMSVSSKVNAVALANDAPSMMIAAGLALRSFD is encoded by the coding sequence ATGGGCATTCTAAGCTTCCTGGAAAAAAGGGCGAAGCCGGTCTTGGGGTTGGACATCAGTTCAACGTCGGTCAAGCTTCTGGAGCTCAGCCGACACGGTGATCGCTACCGGGTGGAGACCTATGCCGTACGCCCGCTGCCCCCTGGGGCGGTGGTCGAGAAAAACATCAACGACCCCGAAGCGGTCGCCGATGTGGTCCGAACGGTGGTCAAGCAATCCAAAACCAAGCTCAAGCACGCGGCCGTTGCGGTTGCCGGCTCTGCCGTGATCACCAAAATGATCGACATGCCGGCAGGGCTCAGCGACGACGCCATGGAGACTCAGATCTCTATAGAGGCCGATCAATACATTCCGTTCCCTCTGGAAGAAGTGGCCATCGATTTCGAGGTGCAGGGCGAATCGCCCCGTAACCCCGAGCAGGTGGAAGTCCTGCTGGCGGCCTGTCGGCGGGAGAATATCGATCTGCGGGTCAACGTTCTGCAGTTGGCCGATCTTCAGGAAGAAGTGGTCGATGTGGAAGCCTACTCAATGGAGCGGTCCTACGGCTTGGTTGCAGAGCAGCTAGAAGACCAGGACGGCCAGGTAGTCGCGGTGATCGACATCGGGGCGACCATGACCACGCTGAGCGTTCTGGTGGATGGCCGGACGGTTTATACCCGAGAGCAGTTGTTCGGTGGCAAGCAACTGACCGAGGAAATCCAGCGGCGCTATGGACTGTCAATGGAAGAAGCCGGGCTGGCCAAGAAGCAGGGCGGTCTGCCGGATGATTACGAGTCAGAAGTGCTCGGCCCCTTCAAAGAGGCGGTGGTCCAGCAGGTGACCCGCTCGTTGCAGTTTTTCTTTTCCGCCAGCCAGTACAACGATGTGGACTACATCGTGCTCGCCGGTGGTGTCGCGTCCATGGAGGGGCTGGTCGGGCTGATTGAAGAGAAGCTCGGCACCCAGACCCTGGTGGCCAACCCCTTTGCCAATATGTCGGTGTCCTCGAAAGTGAATGCGGTCGCGTTGGCCAATGACGCCCCCTCGATGATGATCGCGGCCGGTCTGGCGCTGAGGAGTTTCGACTGA
- a CDS encoding penicillin-binding protein 1A: MPIKKSYLNLLFWLFIAGTGASLTVLAGLYLYLSPKLPPVESLRQVQLQTPLRVYSSDGKLIGEFGEQRRTPVSFEELPDLYIKALLSAEDAEFYDHPGVSIRGLLRAASQLLKTGEIQSGGSTLTMQLARDFFLSREQVFSRKFNEILLALQIENELTKQEILELFSNKMFFGNRAYGIQAAAQIYYGEDIDELELHQWAMIVGVLKAPSAYNPLANLERAMIRRNWILGRMLELGHIDQATYEVAMNTPDDARYHGATLELYAPYVAELARREAVDRFGENAYNAGYKVYTTIHSDYQAAAQQAVVDGLLTYDWRHGYRGPEQQLGERPEDLSSWQELLSDTPVYGGLLPGLVLSLEERSAEILLANGDTIELGWDQSLSTARRYLNENARGPLPESASDVLAVGDLIRLRQIGGVWHLRQLPQAQAALVSLDPRDGAVRSLVGGFDFRQSNFNRALQAARQPGSSFKPFVYTAALENGFTPATIVNDSPIVIEDASLEGAWRPENDGGTFLGPTRLREALYRSRNLVSIRVLRSIGLPALLDTLEKFGFDREALPRNLSLALGSHALTPMDMARGYAIFANGGFRIAPYLVERIDDDHGEALHVARPATVCEDCEREQEEEEEPVSLIADIYASEPERAAETGPDERLAPEQPAQLALLDEDEATLEPLPIAPRVLGERTAFIIDSMLRDVVARGTGRRARVLDRADLAGKTGTTNGPRDAWFAGYNPDLVTVAWLGFDQNTPLGRGEYGGTAALPIWIDYMRSALAGKPDRPAPQPEGIVTVRIDPENGQRAQPGDPDAIFEIFRAEEVPPYNDNGNGNGSSDSERLPEELF, from the coding sequence ATGCCTATCAAAAAGTCTTATCTGAACCTGCTTTTCTGGTTGTTTATCGCCGGAACTGGCGCCTCCCTCACCGTTTTGGCGGGGTTGTACCTCTATCTGAGCCCCAAACTGCCCCCAGTGGAGAGCCTCAGGCAAGTTCAATTACAGACCCCTCTGAGGGTTTATTCAAGCGACGGCAAGCTGATTGGCGAGTTTGGTGAACAGCGTCGCACACCGGTTTCGTTCGAAGAGCTGCCTGACCTTTACATTAAAGCGTTATTATCCGCCGAAGATGCGGAATTTTACGACCATCCGGGCGTATCTATTCGCGGACTTTTGCGAGCCGCGTCACAATTATTGAAAACAGGTGAGATTCAATCGGGGGGAAGCACCCTCACGATGCAGTTGGCCAGGGATTTTTTCCTGAGTCGGGAGCAGGTTTTTTCCCGTAAATTCAATGAGATCCTGCTGGCTCTTCAGATTGAGAACGAGCTCACAAAACAGGAAATTCTTGAGCTGTTCAGCAATAAAATGTTCTTCGGCAATCGCGCCTACGGTATTCAGGCAGCGGCCCAGATTTACTACGGCGAGGACATTGACGAGCTGGAGCTTCATCAGTGGGCCATGATAGTGGGCGTTCTCAAAGCCCCCTCGGCCTACAACCCCCTGGCCAACCTCGAGCGAGCCATGATTCGGCGCAACTGGATTCTCGGCCGCATGCTGGAGCTGGGGCACATTGATCAGGCCACCTATGAAGTCGCCATGAACACGCCAGACGATGCCCGCTATCACGGTGCCACTCTGGAGCTCTATGCGCCCTATGTCGCCGAGCTGGCCCGCCGCGAGGCCGTTGACCGGTTTGGCGAGAACGCCTACAACGCTGGTTACAAAGTCTACACCACGATCCACAGTGACTATCAGGCGGCGGCCCAGCAGGCAGTGGTTGACGGGCTGCTGACCTACGATTGGCGTCACGGCTATCGCGGTCCCGAGCAACAGCTCGGTGAGCGCCCGGAAGACCTGTCCAGCTGGCAGGAACTGCTTTCGGACACCCCGGTCTACGGCGGCCTACTTCCCGGCCTTGTGCTTTCGCTGGAAGAGCGCTCGGCCGAGATTCTGCTGGCCAATGGAGATACCATTGAGCTGGGGTGGGATCAGAGCCTGTCGACCGCGCGCCGCTATCTCAACGAAAACGCCCGCGGCCCGCTACCCGAGAGCGCAAGCGATGTCCTGGCGGTCGGCGACCTGATCCGCCTGCGCCAGATTGGCGGCGTGTGGCATTTGCGCCAGCTCCCCCAGGCCCAGGCCGCGCTGGTCAGCCTCGACCCGCGCGATGGTGCTGTGCGCTCGCTAGTAGGTGGGTTTGACTTCCGCCAGAGCAATTTCAATCGCGCCCTGCAGGCGGCCCGCCAACCCGGGTCCAGCTTCAAGCCATTTGTTTATACCGCCGCGCTGGAGAATGGCTTTACCCCGGCGACCATCGTCAACGATTCCCCCATTGTCATCGAAGACGCCAGCCTGGAAGGCGCCTGGCGTCCGGAGAACGACGGCGGCACCTTCCTCGGGCCGACCCGGTTGAGGGAAGCGCTGTACCGCTCCCGCAACCTGGTCTCGATCCGGGTGCTGCGCAGCATCGGCCTGCCGGCGCTCCTCGACACGCTCGAGAAGTTTGGCTTTGACCGCGAGGCCTTGCCGCGCAACCTGTCCCTGGCACTGGGGAGTCACGCCCTGACCCCCATGGATATGGCGCGCGGTTACGCCATCTTCGCCAACGGCGGCTTCCGCATTGCACCCTATCTGGTTGAACGCATTGACGATGATCACGGTGAAGCGCTGCATGTCGCTCGCCCCGCCACCGTCTGCGAAGACTGTGAGCGCGAGCAGGAAGAAGAGGAAGAGCCGGTCAGCCTGATCGCCGACATCTACGCCAGCGAGCCCGAACGCGCGGCCGAGACCGGCCCGGACGAACGCCTGGCGCCAGAGCAACCCGCCCAACTGGCGCTGCTGGATGAAGACGAAGCGACCCTGGAGCCGCTCCCCATCGCCCCACGAGTGCTGGGTGAGCGCACCGCGTTCATCATAGACTCGATGCTGCGCGACGTCGTGGCCCGAGGTACCGGCCGTCGAGCCAGAGTGCTGGACCGGGCGGACCTCGCCGGCAAAACCGGTACCACCAACGGCCCACGTGATGCCTGGTTCGCCGGTTACAACCCCGACCTGGTCACCGTCGCCTGGCTGGGCTTCGACCAGAACACGCCGCTGGGTCGAGGCGAGTACGGCGGCACGGCCGCACTGCCGATCTGGATTGATTACATGCGGAGCGCACTTGCCGGTAAGCCGGACCGCCCGGCACCGCAACCCGAAGGCATCGTGACCGTGCGCATTGACCCAGAGAATGGCCAGCGGGCTCAGCCCGGGGACCCGGATGCGATCTTTGAGATTTTCCGTGCCGAAGAGGTACCGCCGTACAACGATAATGGCAACGGCAATGGCAGCAGTGACAGCGAACGACTGCCGGAGGAGCTGTTTTAG